Proteins from a genomic interval of Pseudoalteromonas sp. MEBiC 03607:
- the mdoH gene encoding glucans biosynthesis glucosyltransferase MdoH: protein MSGIQTTSNSKALEATAMPFKKTRAWLFSSLALTITAYGVWIMFDILNSNGMTPLEYALLALFTVTFAWIVTAFCSGCMGFILQLFRIDPLTLKRQKPIEIDQHALSQTKTAIVMPIYNEDTERVIAGFEVSLRSLAKTGQMPHYDFYLLSDTQDPEIARNELKAWNALTKRLGDLAKHTFYRRREDNKHRKVGNLTDFCERWGSQYDHMIVLDADSIMTGQCMLELTASMISNPKSGLIQTIPIPVRQDTFFGRFLQFASILYSPMLATGSAFWQTNQANYWGHNAIIRVEAFTKCCGLPVLKGNAPFGGEILSHDFVEASLLHRSGWDVLLLSDVEGSYEEVPSNILDYAIRDRRWVQGNIQHLGLLPKSGLKLMSKMHFLFGATAYISSLIWLSMLALSTLDAVTRALNSDVYFNHAYQLFPTWQIAKTDLIDSLLFITAVLLLLPKLMGVIVTLVHRNKAFGGTMKLIAGSVIETIFAIVIAPLMMVFHSYFVVCVFLGKKVSWDAQPREGRMVPWKEAIGYTLFSTITAIIWGGVAYYFTPTFFWWLSPILVGLILAAPIVRYSSSIGLGVKMRKMGLFLCPSEVENDDTLAALRVHQQEIGLPKDEHADFSVPALPNEYPTVMPIQSFKAPSGKKRKQVRIAQQRIKAKLFAKS from the coding sequence ATGTCTGGTATCCAAACGACGTCCAATAGTAAAGCATTAGAAGCAACAGCAATGCCGTTCAAAAAAACACGCGCTTGGCTTTTTTCGAGCCTAGCGCTCACCATTACCGCCTATGGCGTGTGGATCATGTTCGATATTTTAAATTCTAACGGCATGACACCGCTTGAGTATGCATTACTGGCTTTATTTACTGTTACCTTTGCATGGATTGTTACAGCCTTTTGTAGTGGCTGTATGGGCTTCATCCTGCAATTATTTCGTATTGACCCGTTGACCTTAAAACGTCAAAAACCAATCGAGATTGATCAGCATGCCTTAAGCCAAACTAAAACAGCCATTGTTATGCCTATCTACAATGAAGATACTGAACGTGTGATAGCTGGTTTTGAAGTTAGTCTTCGCTCGCTGGCAAAAACAGGGCAGATGCCACATTACGACTTTTACTTGCTTAGTGATACGCAAGACCCTGAAATTGCTCGTAATGAACTTAAAGCATGGAATGCACTCACTAAACGCTTAGGTGATTTAGCAAAGCATACCTTTTATCGTCGCCGTGAAGACAATAAACACCGTAAAGTAGGTAACTTAACCGACTTTTGTGAACGTTGGGGTAGCCAATACGATCACATGATTGTACTTGATGCTGATAGCATTATGACGGGTCAGTGTATGCTTGAGCTTACTGCTAGCATGATCAGTAATCCAAAATCAGGCTTAATCCAAACTATTCCAATTCCAGTTCGCCAAGACACTTTTTTTGGTCGCTTTTTACAGTTTGCCTCAATTTTATATAGCCCGATGCTAGCAACCGGTTCTGCTTTTTGGCAAACAAACCAAGCAAACTACTGGGGTCACAACGCCATTATTCGCGTTGAGGCATTCACTAAATGCTGCGGTCTGCCAGTTTTAAAAGGCAATGCCCCATTTGGTGGTGAAATTTTAAGTCATGACTTTGTTGAAGCTTCACTTCTTCATCGTAGTGGCTGGGATGTGTTACTGCTGAGCGATGTTGAAGGTAGTTACGAAGAAGTACCAAGTAATATTCTTGATTATGCGATTCGTGATAGACGTTGGGTGCAAGGTAATATCCAGCATTTAGGTTTATTGCCTAAATCTGGCCTTAAGCTAATGAGTAAAATGCACTTTTTATTTGGTGCCACAGCCTATATCTCATCGTTAATTTGGTTATCTATGCTGGCATTAAGTACCTTAGATGCGGTGACTCGTGCGCTGAATAGTGACGTGTATTTTAACCATGCTTATCAGCTTTTCCCTACTTGGCAAATTGCCAAAACAGATTTAATTGATTCGTTATTATTTATTACTGCCGTGCTGTTGTTACTGCCTAAATTAATGGGTGTTATTGTAACTTTAGTACACCGTAACAAAGCCTTTGGCGGCACCATGAAGCTTATTGCAGGTTCAGTCATCGAAACCATTTTTGCGATTGTGATTGCACCGCTAATGATGGTATTTCATAGCTATTTTGTAGTATGCGTATTTTTGGGTAAAAAAGTCAGTTGGGATGCACAGCCTCGTGAAGGCCGCATGGTGCCTTGGAAAGAAGCGATTGGTTATACGTTATTTTCGACGATTACCGCAATTATTTGGGGAGGCGTCGCTTACTACTTCACACCAACCTTCTTTTGGTGGTTATCACCTATTTTAGTGGGTCTTATTTTGGCTGCACCGATTGTACGCTACTCAAGTAGCATCGGCTTAGGTGTTAAAATGCGTAAAATGGGTTTATTTTTATGCCCAAGTGAAGTTGAAAACGATGATACTTTAGCGGCACTTCGTGTACACCAACAAGAAATTGGTTTACCAAAAGATGAACATGCTGACTTTAGTGTTCCTGCATTACCCAATGAATACCCAACGGTAATGCCTATCCAAAGCTTTAAGGCACCCTCGGGTAAAAAGCGCAAGCAAGTACGTATTGCTCAGCAACGTATTAAAGCCAAGCTCTTTGCCAAAAGCTAA
- a CDS encoding phosphate ABC transporter substrate-binding protein PstS family protein gives MKFKNLVAAMGVAVTTFVSAQAAAVDKDMPEYTKTSGISGNFSSVGSDTLANMMTFWAEEYKRFYPNVNIQIQAAGSSTAPPALTEGTANFGPMSRRMKSKEIEAFEKRYGYKPTEVRVAIDALAVFVHKDNPIKGLRIDQVDAIFSSTRKCGAEAEVNRWSDVGLEGDWAAKDIQLYGRNSVSGTYGYFKKKALCKGDFRNNVNEQPGSASVVQSISSSVNAIGYSGIGYKTSGVRTVPLAKKGDNFVDATLENVATGKYPLSRFLYVYVNKHPNKPLAPIDAEFLKMVLSVDGQKIVEKDGYVPLSGKMAMAELKKLGLL, from the coding sequence ATGAAATTCAAAAATCTCGTTGCCGCAATGGGTGTGGCTGTAACAACATTTGTATCAGCACAAGCAGCTGCAGTAGATAAAGATATGCCTGAGTACACAAAAACAAGTGGTATCTCTGGTAACTTCTCATCTGTAGGTTCTGACACGCTTGCAAACATGATGACATTCTGGGCAGAAGAGTACAAACGCTTCTATCCAAACGTGAACATCCAAATTCAAGCAGCGGGTTCTTCAACGGCTCCACCTGCATTAACTGAAGGCACAGCAAACTTCGGCCCTATGAGCCGTCGTATGAAGTCAAAAGAAATTGAAGCATTCGAAAAACGTTACGGCTATAAGCCAACTGAAGTACGCGTTGCAATCGATGCACTTGCTGTATTCGTACACAAAGACAATCCAATCAAAGGTTTACGTATTGACCAAGTTGACGCGATTTTCTCTTCTACACGTAAATGTGGTGCTGAAGCAGAAGTTAACCGTTGGAGCGATGTTGGTCTAGAAGGCGATTGGGCTGCAAAAGATATTCAGCTTTACGGTCGTAACTCAGTATCGGGTACTTACGGTTACTTTAAGAAAAAAGCACTTTGTAAAGGTGACTTCCGTAACAACGTAAACGAACAGCCTGGTTCTGCATCTGTAGTACAGTCAATCTCTTCGTCAGTGAACGCGATTGGTTACTCAGGTATCGGTTATAAAACATCAGGTGTACGTACAGTACCACTTGCTAAGAAAGGCGATAACTTTGTTGATGCAACATTAGAAAACGTAGCAACAGGTAAATACCCACTATCTCGTTTCTTATATGTTTACGTGAACAAGCACCCTAACAAGCCTCTTGCACCAATTGATGCAGAGTTCTTAAAAATGGTGTTATCTGTAGATGGTCAAAAAATTGTTGAGAAAGATGGTTATGTGCCACTTTCAGGCAAAATGGCAATGGCTGAACTTAAAAAGCTAGGCCTTCTGTAA
- the phoR gene encoding phosphate regulon sensor histidine kinase PhoR, producing MYRVVNKQALAKRLFMYFLPLLLVGVLVGAPFLLLFLGSFALLIWHYHQLYRLSDWLLNQRSFNPPEGEGAWEQVFEGIYHLQHRNRKKRNELADLIRRFRDGAEAVPDAVVVLQKDLSIIWCNQLALKVLGLQWPTDHGQRLDNLIRDPKFAKYMHKACFDEPLELDGGHSYDQTLEFRVMPYASSQLMMVVRDVTRLKQLEQMRKDFVANVSHELRTPLTVVTGYLEMLDSESLPPPAMWHKAQTTMLEQCKRMDSLVNQLLSLSRIEGARRQDNDKPVNVPQLLTYIQTEAQSLNQDKGHELIFNIDASLDIKGAEDELRSAFSNLVFNAIHYTKPGGKIVVDWQRKNDQALFSVTDNGDGIAAEHINRLTERFYRVDKARSRTTGGSGLGLAITKHVLTRHDSRLDIRSQLGKGSTFSFAFGNEKIVSIVEKIEKTAKS from the coding sequence ATGTATCGAGTAGTGAATAAACAGGCGTTAGCAAAACGCCTGTTTATGTATTTCTTACCCTTGTTATTAGTTGGCGTACTTGTAGGTGCGCCTTTTTTGCTTTTATTTTTAGGCTCTTTTGCACTTCTAATTTGGCATTATCATCAATTATATCGCCTCAGCGATTGGCTTCTTAATCAACGTAGTTTTAACCCACCTGAAGGGGAGGGAGCGTGGGAGCAAGTCTTTGAAGGGATTTATCATTTACAACATCGTAACCGTAAAAAACGCAATGAACTGGCAGATTTAATACGCCGTTTTCGAGATGGTGCTGAAGCGGTACCTGATGCCGTTGTGGTACTACAAAAAGATCTCAGTATTATATGGTGTAACCAGCTAGCACTTAAAGTGTTAGGGCTACAATGGCCGACCGATCATGGCCAACGCTTAGATAATCTTATTCGCGATCCCAAATTTGCTAAGTATATGCACAAAGCCTGTTTCGATGAACCGCTCGAGCTTGATGGTGGCCACAGCTACGATCAAACTCTAGAGTTTCGTGTTATGCCTTATGCAAGTTCGCAGTTGATGATGGTGGTGCGTGATGTCACGCGCTTAAAGCAACTAGAACAAATGCGAAAAGATTTTGTGGCTAATGTGTCTCATGAGCTAAGAACACCGCTTACGGTGGTAACCGGTTACTTAGAAATGCTTGATTCAGAAAGCCTGCCACCTCCTGCAATGTGGCACAAAGCGCAAACGACTATGCTCGAGCAATGTAAGCGAATGGACAGCTTGGTTAATCAATTGCTGTCGCTGTCGCGGATTGAAGGGGCGCGTCGTCAAGATAACGACAAGCCTGTCAATGTACCGCAGCTGCTTACCTATATTCAAACTGAGGCACAGTCACTAAATCAAGATAAAGGTCATGAACTGATTTTTAACATTGATGCCAGCCTCGATATAAAAGGTGCTGAAGATGAATTGCGTAGTGCCTTTTCTAACCTTGTTTTTAATGCCATTCATTACACTAAGCCTGGCGGCAAGATCGTGGTTGATTGGCAGCGTAAAAATGACCAAGCTTTATTTAGTGTGACCGATAATGGCGATGGCATTGCGGCTGAGCACATAAACCGCTTAACGGAACGTTTTTATCGTGTAGACAAGGCTCGTAGCCGCACTACTGGTGGTTCTGGCTTAGGTTTAGCTATTACAAAACATGTACTTACACGTCATGACAGCCGTTTAGATATTCGCAGTCAATTAGGAAAAGGTTCAACTTTTTCGTTCGCATTTGGTAATGAAAAAATCGTATCGATAGTAGAAAAAATTGAAAAAACTGCAAAGTCATAA
- the phoB gene encoding phosphate regulon transcriptional regulator PhoB produces MSRKVLVVDDEAPIREMLVFVLEQNGFQAIEAEDYDSAIEAMVEPYPDMVLLDWMLPGGSGIQIAKKFKQNEYTRQIPIIMLTARGEEEDKVRGLEVGADDYVTKPFSPKELMARIKAVIRRVSPTSLEEAIEVHGLRLDPISHRVTSEGSELDMGPTEFRLLHFFMTHPERVYSREQLLDHVWGTNVYVEDRTVDVHIRRLRKAIAPLGHDRLVQTVRGAGYRFSSKL; encoded by the coding sequence ATGTCACGTAAAGTACTAGTCGTCGATGACGAAGCGCCTATCAGAGAGATGCTGGTTTTTGTTTTAGAACAAAATGGTTTTCAAGCAATTGAAGCAGAAGATTATGACTCTGCTATTGAAGCGATGGTTGAGCCATACCCAGATATGGTTTTATTAGATTGGATGTTACCTGGTGGTAGCGGTATCCAAATCGCTAAAAAGTTCAAGCAAAATGAATATACTCGTCAAATCCCTATCATAATGCTGACAGCGCGCGGTGAAGAAGAAGATAAAGTGCGCGGATTAGAAGTTGGTGCTGATGACTACGTAACAAAACCTTTCTCACCAAAAGAATTAATGGCGCGTATTAAAGCGGTTATTCGCCGTGTTTCACCTACTTCATTAGAAGAAGCTATTGAAGTTCATGGTTTACGCCTTGACCCAATTTCACACCGTGTAACATCAGAAGGTAGTGAATTAGATATGGGACCAACAGAATTTAGACTACTGCATTTTTTCATGACTCATCCTGAACGTGTTTACAGTCGTGAACAATTACTTGATCATGTATGGGGAACAAATGTATACGTAGAAGACCGTACTGTTGATGTGCATATTCGTCGTCTACGTAAAGCGATTGCACCATTGGGGCATGACCGTTTAGTGCAAACTGTTCGTGGTGCAGGCTATCGTTTTTCAAGTAAATTATAA
- a CDS encoding porin translates to MKKPAMMLSSFAMCFISFHSAAEAVDVYGRAHLGIANSDTGNGSETSIESYNSRMGIKGSGDISDGLKAVYKFEFAVNAADQDSDGKTEENITARNQYVGLQGSYGQIVIGRHDTALKVAQGKVDLMNDFNGDIKALFNGENRLGDVLHYNSPIVGNMQFVVTYIAEDNSKQNDETGISAAITYGDSKLKKAPYFVSVAHDSKVAGYDTTRFTAQGKLGELTLGGMYQQSEKVSGSNKEDGFLVSASYKIDKYKLLAQYQDSDGDFGKLKDSGSGTSVGVERSLSKQARMYMWYTQFSLDNNSDEDHLAVTLRYDF, encoded by the coding sequence ATGAAAAAACCTGCCATGATGTTGTCGAGCTTTGCTATGTGCTTTATTTCCTTTCATAGTGCTGCCGAAGCAGTGGATGTATATGGACGGGCTCATCTAGGGATTGCTAACAGCGACACTGGAAATGGCAGTGAAACTTCCATAGAGAGCTACAACTCACGAATGGGTATTAAAGGTAGTGGTGATATAAGTGATGGTTTAAAAGCCGTATATAAATTTGAATTTGCGGTTAATGCCGCTGATCAAGACAGCGATGGTAAAACTGAAGAGAATATTACTGCACGTAATCAATATGTAGGTTTACAAGGCAGTTATGGGCAAATTGTGATAGGCCGTCATGATACTGCGTTGAAGGTTGCGCAAGGCAAAGTTGATTTAATGAATGACTTTAATGGTGATATTAAAGCTTTGTTTAATGGTGAAAACCGTCTTGGTGATGTGCTGCATTATAACTCACCAATAGTTGGTAATATGCAGTTTGTAGTGACCTATATTGCTGAAGATAACTCCAAACAAAATGATGAAACAGGTATTTCTGCAGCGATAACATATGGTGATAGCAAGCTTAAAAAAGCGCCTTATTTTGTAAGTGTTGCCCACGACAGTAAAGTAGCAGGTTACGATACAACACGGTTTACTGCGCAAGGTAAATTAGGTGAGCTAACCTTAGGCGGTATGTATCAACAAAGTGAAAAAGTATCGGGTTCAAACAAAGAAGATGGCTTTTTAGTCAGTGCCTCTTATAAAATTGATAAATATAAATTACTCGCACAATATCAAGACTCTGATGGTGACTTCGGTAAGCTCAAAGATTCAGGCAGTGGTACCTCAGTCGGTGTGGAGCGAAGCCTGTCAAAACAAGCACGTATGTATATGTGGTATACGCAATTTTCACTAGATAATAATTCTGATGAAGATCATTTAGCAGTCACTTTAAGGTATGATTTTTAG
- the fba gene encoding class II fructose-bisphosphate aldolase (catalyzes the reversible aldol condensation of dihydroxyacetonephosphate and glyceraldehyde 3-phosphate in the Calvin cycle, glycolysis, and/or gluconeogenesis) encodes MALISMRQLLDHAAENGYGVPAFNVNNQEQMRAIMEAADKTNSPVIVQGSAGARAYAGAPFIRHMILAAVEEWPHIPVVMHQDHGTSPGVCQRSIQLGFSSVMMDGSLMSDGKTPSSYEYNVDVTRQTVEMAHACGVSVEGELGVLGSLETGEAGEEDGVGAEGKLSTDQMLTDPEEAADFVRKTKVDALAIACGTSHGAYKFTRPPTDDILAIDRIKEIHARIPNTHLVMHGSSSVPQEWLEVINQYGGEIPETYGVPVEQIIEGIKHGVRKVNIDTDLRLASTGAIRRHLALNPANFDPRKYLAEATKAMTEICVARYEAFGTAGQAAKIKPISLDDMHLKYLSGELDPQIK; translated from the coding sequence ATGGCTTTAATCAGTATGCGACAACTTCTTGATCATGCAGCTGAAAATGGTTATGGCGTACCTGCGTTTAACGTTAATAACCAAGAGCAAATGCGTGCAATTATGGAAGCGGCTGACAAAACAAACAGCCCAGTAATTGTACAAGGTTCTGCAGGCGCTCGTGCCTATGCCGGTGCCCCTTTTATTCGTCATATGATTTTAGCTGCCGTTGAAGAATGGCCACATATCCCAGTTGTAATGCATCAAGACCACGGTACATCACCGGGTGTATGTCAGCGTTCAATCCAATTAGGCTTTTCATCAGTAATGATGGATGGCTCATTAATGTCTGATGGTAAAACCCCTTCAAGCTACGAATATAATGTTGATGTAACACGTCAAACAGTTGAAATGGCGCATGCTTGTGGTGTGTCTGTTGAAGGCGAGTTAGGTGTTTTAGGTTCACTTGAAACAGGTGAAGCAGGTGAAGAAGATGGTGTTGGTGCAGAAGGTAAACTGTCTACGGATCAAATGCTAACAGATCCAGAAGAAGCGGCTGACTTCGTTCGTAAAACGAAAGTGGATGCACTGGCTATCGCTTGTGGTACATCACATGGTGCGTACAAATTCACTCGTCCACCAACAGACGATATCTTAGCGATTGATCGCATCAAAGAGATCCATGCCCGTATTCCTAACACTCACTTAGTAATGCATGGTTCGTCTTCAGTGCCACAAGAGTGGTTAGAAGTGATCAACCAATACGGTGGTGAAATCCCTGAGACTTATGGTGTGCCAGTAGAGCAGATCATCGAAGGTATTAAGCACGGTGTTCGCAAAGTAAATATCGATACCGATCTTCGTTTAGCATCAACAGGTGCAATTCGTCGTCACTTAGCTTTAAACCCTGCTAACTTCGATCCACGTAAATACTTAGCAGAAGCAACGAAAGCAATGACTGAGATCTGTGTTGCTCGTTACGAGGCCTTTGGTACTGCGGGTCAAGCGGCTAAGATCAAGCCTATCTCTTTAGATGATATGCACCTTAAATACTTATCGGGTGAACTTGATCCACAAATCAAGTAA